The Nitrospirota bacterium genome contains a region encoding:
- a CDS encoding endonuclease III domain-containing protein, which yields MGRRNHFLEIYNVLLKHFGPQHWWPGETPFEVIIGAILTQNTSWDNVEKAILSLKASGNLTPHGLYKLQLDKLALLIRSSGYFNIKAKRLKNFLSFLFNDYEGDLGRLLKEDGKILRHKLLSVNGIGHETADSILLYAAEYPAFVVDAYTKRIFSRHGYVTSDATYHQIQELFAAALPVGTQLYNEYHALIVRVGKELCRKTPRCNECPIEYDLHKKGKNAIR from the coding sequence ATGGGTAGAAGAAACCACTTCTTAGAAATATACAACGTGCTCCTTAAACACTTTGGCCCTCAGCACTGGTGGCCTGGTGAAACACCCTTTGAGGTCATAATCGGGGCAATCCTGACACAGAACACCTCCTGGGATAATGTTGAAAAGGCGATTCTATCACTTAAGGCATCCGGGAACTTAACTCCGCATGGACTATATAAACTCCAATTAGACAAACTTGCACTCCTAATCAGGTCATCGGGTTATTTTAATATCAAGGCAAAACGCCTTAAAAACTTCCTTTCTTTCCTCTTTAATGATTATGAGGGTGATTTAGGCCGTTTATTGAAGGAGGATGGCAAAATATTGCGGCACAAGCTTCTTAGTGTAAATGGTATTGGACATGAGACTGCTGATTCAATACTGTTGTATGCTGCAGAATACCCCGCTTTTGTAGTAGATGCGTATACAAAAAGAATATTCTCAAGACATGGTTATGTAACTTCCGATGCAACTTACCATCAAATTCAGGAACTGTTTGCAGCAGCCCTTCCGGTAGGTACTCAATTATACAATGAGTATCATGCCCTGATAGTCAGGGTCGGCAAAGAGCTGTGCAGGAAAACGCCCCGCTGTAATGAATGCCCTATTGAGTATGATTTGCATAAGAAGGGCAAAAATGCTATAAGATAA
- a CDS encoding O-acetyl-ADP-ribose deacetylase, with product MKVKVNNSIIELVEGDITKEETEAIVNAANSGLRGGGGVDGAIHRAGGPQVMEECRKIGGCPTGSAVITSGGRLKAKYVIHTVGPIYHGGNKGEAELLASAYRNSLQRATDNNIGSISFPSLSTGAYGYPFDEAAPVALKTVIEYVKSHPEIEIVRFVLFGPEAYKAYESALQKIVPF from the coding sequence ATGAAAGTAAAAGTAAATAACTCCATTATAGAATTAGTCGAAGGTGATATTACGAAAGAGGAGACTGAGGCAATTGTTAATGCTGCGAATTCAGGTCTCCGGGGTGGTGGTGGTGTTGATGGCGCTATTCACAGGGCAGGCGGACCGCAGGTTATGGAAGAGTGCAGGAAGATCGGAGGATGCCCCACGGGCAGCGCCGTGATTACTTCAGGCGGACGACTGAAGGCGAAATATGTAATACATACGGTAGGGCCAATTTATCATGGAGGTAATAAAGGAGAAGCGGAACTTCTTGCAAGCGCCTATCGAAACAGCCTTCAGCGCGCAACTGACAATAACATCGGTAGCATTTCATTCCCCTCATTAAGCACGGGCGCATACGGTTATCCCTTTGACGAAGCAGCGCCGGTTGCATTGAAGACCGTTATTGAATATGTGAAATCTCATCCGGAGATTGAGATCGTACGTTTTGTTCTGTTCGGGCCGGAGGCTTACAAGGCATACGAATCGGCATTGCAGAAAATTGTTCCGTTTTGA
- a CDS encoding uracil-DNA glycosylase, which translates to MQKERERIDCFKCRHFYITWEQDFPRGCKAMGFKTREMPSDVVFQSSGMECMRFEGKETPEGSRN; encoded by the coding sequence ATGCAAAAAGAACGGGAAAGGATAGACTGTTTTAAATGCAGGCACTTCTATATCACATGGGAGCAGGATTTTCCAAGGGGTTGCAAGGCGATGGGATTTAAGACGAGGGAGATGCCCTCTGATGTTGTTTTTCAGTCGTCAGGTATGGAGTGTATGAGGTTTGAAGGCAAGGAGACCCCGGAAGGATCTCGTAATTAA
- the secA gene encoding preprotein translocase subunit SecA: MFDFFKKIIGTKNEREIKRLDEIVDRINSLEQSISSITDSALKQKTDELRSALSAGKTLDEILPEAFAVVREASKRTIGLRHYDVQLIGGMILHEGKIAEMKTGEGKTLVATLPVYLNALTGRGVHVVTVNDYLARRDSQWMGQIYKFLGLTVGVILHGLNDRERQVSYASDVVYGTNNEFGFDYLRDNMKFDAATFVQRELNYAIVDEVDSILIDEARTPLIISGATEESTDKYYKINKIIPNLKKEVDYTIEEKTRTVALTEDGNAQVEKLLGLKNLYDISNMDLVHHVVMALKAHVIFKRDVDYVVKDGEVLIVDEFTGRLMPGRRYSDGLHQALEAKENVTIAQENQTLASITFQNYFRLYNKLAGMTGTADTEAAEFQSIYNLEVVVIPPNKPMIRADQADQVYKTEREKFNAVVSEIAEKNKKGQPVLVGTVSIENSEKLSELLKKKGIKHTVLNAKFHEMEAEIVAQAGRKGAVTIATNMAGRGTDILLGGNPEFLAKKVFAGQPELPTEECDKIFRGLKDECDKEKEDVLKSGGLHIIGSERHEARRIDNQLRGRSGRQGDPGSSRFYLALEDDLMRIFGSDKIAGLMNRLGMEEGTPIEHRMVSKAIENAQKKVEAHNFDIRKHLLEYDDVMNQQRTVIYSQRRQILQGEGLTDVIFDMIEDLVDENLSLYCGKDIYPEEWDIKGLKEALSRQFALEISDNDIDFLHTAVEGLKDILLEKLRKEYADKEAGFTSEVMRQVEKVVLLQVVDTHWKDHLLSMDHLKEGIGLRGYGQKDPLIEYKREGFDMFNDMINRVKADAVERVFKIQLVRQPEPVHHHQQHDHAGQHEHHQGQQTQSEQPSQLQQTQVRPPVLNPVPVMRPQRMQLNRGMPPPQASQAHKGDKVGRNDPCTCGSGKKYKKCHGA, from the coding sequence ATGTTTGACTTCTTTAAAAAGATAATAGGCACGAAAAATGAGCGGGAAATAAAGCGTCTTGATGAGATCGTAGACCGGATAAACTCCCTTGAGCAGTCAATCTCTTCTATCACTGACAGCGCCTTAAAACAGAAAACAGATGAGCTTCGCTCTGCTTTGTCAGCAGGAAAGACGCTTGACGAAATCCTGCCTGAGGCATTTGCCGTAGTTCGTGAAGCATCCAAAAGGACTATTGGTTTGCGCCACTATGACGTCCAGCTTATAGGCGGAATGATCCTGCATGAAGGCAAAATTGCCGAGATGAAGACCGGCGAAGGCAAGACCCTTGTGGCAACATTGCCTGTATATCTTAATGCACTGACAGGACGTGGAGTTCATGTTGTAACAGTTAACGATTATCTGGCAAGACGTGACAGCCAGTGGATGGGGCAGATATATAAATTCCTGGGACTTACGGTTGGGGTTATTCTTCACGGTTTGAACGACAGGGAACGGCAGGTGTCGTATGCAAGTGATGTTGTATACGGAACGAATAATGAGTTTGGTTTTGACTATCTCAGGGATAATATGAAGTTTGACGCAGCAACGTTTGTCCAGAGGGAGCTTAATTATGCCATAGTGGATGAGGTGGACAGCATCCTTATTGATGAGGCAAGGACACCGCTTATTATTTCAGGCGCTACTGAAGAATCAACTGACAAGTATTATAAGATAAACAAGATTATCCCTAATCTGAAAAAGGAAGTTGATTATACCATTGAAGAGAAGACGCGCACAGTTGCATTAACAGAAGATGGAAATGCGCAAGTGGAGAAGCTTCTTGGACTGAAAAACCTTTATGATATATCTAACATGGACCTGGTTCATCATGTGGTTATGGCCCTTAAGGCGCACGTCATCTTCAAGCGTGATGTGGATTATGTCGTAAAAGACGGCGAAGTTCTTATTGTTGATGAATTTACCGGCAGATTGATGCCTGGACGCCGTTATAGCGACGGCCTGCATCAGGCATTAGAGGCAAAGGAAAATGTAACTATTGCACAGGAAAACCAGACCCTTGCCTCCATTACATTCCAGAACTATTTCAGGCTGTATAATAAATTAGCCGGTATGACCGGCACTGCGGACACAGAGGCTGCAGAATTTCAGAGCATTTATAATTTAGAGGTCGTTGTGATACCTCCAAACAAGCCTATGATCCGTGCTGATCAGGCTGACCAGGTCTATAAGACTGAACGTGAAAAATTTAATGCAGTAGTGAGCGAGATTGCAGAAAAGAATAAAAAAGGGCAACCCGTATTGGTCGGAACCGTTTCCATTGAAAACTCTGAAAAACTTTCGGAACTTCTTAAAAAGAAGGGGATTAAGCATACGGTTCTGAATGCCAAGTTTCATGAAATGGAGGCAGAAATAGTTGCGCAGGCAGGGAGAAAGGGTGCTGTAACAATAGCCACTAACATGGCCGGTCGCGGTACTGACATCCTGCTTGGCGGTAACCCAGAGTTTCTTGCGAAAAAAGTATTTGCCGGACAACCGGAGTTGCCTACTGAAGAATGTGACAAGATATTCAGAGGGCTTAAGGATGAATGTGACAAGGAGAAGGAGGATGTCCTGAAATCGGGCGGACTCCATATAATCGGCTCAGAGAGGCATGAGGCAAGACGTATAGATAACCAGCTTCGCGGAAGGTCAGGCAGACAGGGTGATCCGGGGTCTTCCCGCTTTTATCTGGCGCTGGAAGATGACCTGATGCGCATATTCGGGTCAGACAAGATTGCCGGACTGATGAACAGGCTTGGCATGGAAGAGGGGACACCGATAGAACACAGGATGGTTTCAAAGGCCATCGAAAATGCCCAGAAAAAGGTTGAAGCCCATAACTTTGACATAAGAAAACACCTCCTCGAGTATGATGATGTAATGAATCAGCAGAGGACGGTCATATATAGTCAGCGCAGACAGATCCTTCAGGGTGAAGGCCTTACTGATGTCATATTTGACATGATCGAAGACCTTGTTGATGAAAACTTGTCCCTATATTGTGGAAAAGATATTTATCCTGAAGAGTGGGATATAAAAGGTCTTAAGGAGGCACTGTCAAGACAATTCGCCCTTGAGATAAGTGACAACGATATTGACTTTCTCCACACCGCTGTAGAAGGACTGAAAGACATTTTATTGGAGAAGTTACGGAAGGAATATGCTGATAAAGAAGCTGGGTTTACCAGTGAGGTCATGAGGCAGGTAGAAAAGGTAGTCCTGCTTCAAGTAGTAGATACCCACTGGAAGGACCACCTCCTTTCTATGGATCATCTGAAGGAAGGGATTGGACTTAGGGGGTATGGACAAAAAGATCCCCTTATTGAGTATAAGCGTGAAGGCTTTGACATGTTTAATGATATGATTAACAGAGTCAAAGCAGATGCAGTGGAACGGGTATTCAAGATCCAGCTTGTCAGGCAGCCTGAACCTGTTCATCATCACCAGCAACACGATCACGCCGGGCAACACGAACACCATCAGGGCCAACAGACTCAGTCCGAACAACCCTCTCAGCTTCAGCAGACACAGGTGCGCCCGCCGGTGCTTAATCCTGTTCCGGTGATGAGGCCTCAAAGGATGCAGCTTAATCGCGGTATGCCGCCGCCTCAGGCAAGTCAGGCACATAAGGGTGATAAAGTAGGGAGAAATGATCCCTGTACCTGTGGAAGCGGGAAAAAATATAAGAAATGTCATGGTGCGTAG
- a CDS encoding divalent-cation tolerance protein CutA, protein MVSQEFCIILITAGSVEEGERIAGSLVDNHLVACVNVVPSVTSFFFWEGKSDRQSEVLLIAKSRKSLLNNIIDHVKKIHSYTVPEVIALPIIGGPEDYLKWVEETTS, encoded by the coding sequence ATGGTGTCCCAGGAATTCTGTATTATACTGATTACTGCAGGCTCTGTTGAAGAGGGTGAAAGGATAGCCGGTTCACTGGTGGACAATCACCTTGTGGCCTGTGTGAATGTTGTGCCTTCAGTTACATCTTTCTTTTTCTGGGAGGGAAAGAGTGACAGGCAGTCAGAGGTACTCCTCATTGCAAAGAGCAGGAAGTCCCTTCTGAATAACATAATAGATCATGTAAAGAAAATTCATAGTTACACGGTACCGGAGGTCATAGCCCTCCCCATAATTGGCGGTCCTGAAGATTATCTTAAATGGGTAGAAGAAACCACTTCTTAG